The uncultured Methanolobus sp. sequence TTCTGGCTTTTGGAAGCATAAGCAGCGCAAAGCTGCGATCCACCTTAACAGCCCTGGGTATTATCATAGGTGTTGCCGCTGTTGTTGCAAACGTATCCATTGGTTCAAGTTTTAACCAGTATTTCACCGATGAGCTTGGTTCCCTTGGTTCCAATTTCATAATTATCTACAGTCAGGATGTCAACATATTCTATGACACAGAACTCGAACTTATCAGGAACACTCCGGGGATCGAGGGTGCTTCGGCATTCAATCAGCAGACGGCAGCAGTATCTTACATTTCAGCGACCCGGCAGATCGATGTTCAGGGCGTGTCGGAAGACGCCAGGTATATTTCCAATCTGGGAGTTGAAAAGGGAAGTTTCCTCACAGATCAGGACAAGTATGTGGCAGTCATCGGCAAAGATGTTGCGACGGAAAAGTTTGACAAAAATATCTCTGTGAAGAATTACATCGATATTACCATCAAGCGTGACGATGGTACAAGCATAACTCGTAAGTTCCGTGTAAAAGGTATTCTTGCAAGTGAGGACAACACATTTGTTACCGGTGGTCCGGACCGTGATGTGACGATATATGTTCCGATAGCAACCATGAATGAAATGCTGAACGTCACAGATTATAGTGGCTTTTCAGCTAAGACCGGTTCTGCGGAATCCGTGCAGGATGTTTCTGATGAAGTTGATAAAAGACTTGCAAGGGCACTTGGAGTTCCTACAAGGGATCTGGATAATGATGATGCAAAGCCTTACCGAATATTCAATCAGGCGGAGATCATTGAGCAGCTTGATTCCCTGACAAACGCTTTTACTATACTTATTACGCTGATCGCTGTTGTTGCATTGATTGTAGGTTCTATTGGAATCATGAATATCATGCTTGTCACCGTGACTGAAAGGACAAGTGAGATTGGCCTTTTGAAATCCCTTGGTTATACCAGACCGGATATAATTGTACTTTTCATTATGGAATCCATTATTGTGGGTGTGATCGGTGGTATACTGGGTACGGTTCTTGGTTTGGTTGGTTCTTATATTGTGGAAGTATATCTAGGTATAACTCCGGTATTCCCGTTCTATCTGATATCCCTGGGTTTCTTCATCTCGGTATTTGTAGGACTTATAGCAGGTGTGTATCCTGCTAACAAAGCTGCAAATCTGAATCCTGTGGAAGCTCTGCGACATGAATAAGTTGTAATTGGTTTGTTGGTCGTCAGGCCTTTTTTTGCTATTCTGTCTATTTAGAAGTATATGTGCATACTGAATATGCAAACCCGTCGATTTATAGAAACGTTTAAGTATTTTCTGCGCATTGACTAACTTGTCGATAAATAGTCGAGTTGAGTACATAAAGGTGAATTATTATGGCTGGTTGTAAAGTACAATACCCTGAAACTAATGATGTGATAGATATTCAGGGTCTGAAGAAAAGTTATTTCCTGGGAAAAATGGAAGTGCCCATACTTCACGGAATTGACCTGTGTATTAAAAAAGGAGAATTTGTGGCTATCATGGGTCCGTCCGGTTCCGGGAAGAGCACACTAATGAATATGATTGGCTGTCTTGACAGGCCTACAGAAGGCAAAGTGATGCTTATGGGAAAAGACACAAACGCCATCACAGATAATGAGCTTGCAGAGCTCAGGGGATTTGAGATAGGCTTTGTTTTCCAGAATTTTAACCTCATACCACGCCTGAGTGCTTATGAGAATGTCCTCCTTCCAACTTATTCCAATACAAAAAATGGAATGGACACGTCAGGTCGGGCACGAGACCTGCTGAAACTGGTAGGTCTCGATGACCGTACAGGACACAAGCCTGCGGAATTATCAGGTGGTCAAAGGCAGAGAGTTGCAATAGCAAGGTCGCTGATAAATGATCCTTCTCTG is a genomic window containing:
- a CDS encoding ABC transporter permease, whose product is MINLRYAFVLAFGSISSAKLRSTLTALGIIIGVAAVVANVSIGSSFNQYFTDELGSLGSNFIIIYSQDVNIFYDTELELIRNTPGIEGASAFNQQTAAVSYISATRQIDVQGVSEDARYISNLGVEKGSFLTDQDKYVAVIGKDVATEKFDKNISVKNYIDITIKRDDGTSITRKFRVKGILASEDNTFVTGGPDRDVTIYVPIATMNEMLNVTDYSGFSAKTGSAESVQDVSDEVDKRLARALGVPTRDLDNDDAKPYRIFNQAEIIEQLDSLTNAFTILITLIAVVALIVGSIGIMNIMLVTVTERTSEIGLLKSLGYTRPDIIVLFIMESIIVGVIGGILGTVLGLVGSYIVEVYLGITPVFPFYLISLGFFISVFVGLIAGVYPANKAANLNPVEALRHE
- a CDS encoding ABC transporter ATP-binding protein, whose amino-acid sequence is MAGCKVQYPETNDVIDIQGLKKSYFLGKMEVPILHGIDLCIKKGEFVAIMGPSGSGKSTLMNMIGCLDRPTEGKVMLMGKDTNAITDNELAELRGFEIGFVFQNFNLIPRLSAYENVLLPTYSNTKNGMDTSGRARDLLKLVGLDDRTGHKPAELSGGQRQRVAIARSLINDPSLVLADEPTGNLDSKTSVEIMDIFSDLHQKGRTIVMITHDPEMEQYVDRVVHIMDGNIGNN